GTTGGATTCCGACATAAGCTCCTCCTCGCTGCAAAGGTTTTTACCCTGGGTTGACCCCCCATCGCTACGATTATATAGGAAAACAATGCCAGCGTCGCCCAACTATATTGCCGCTCAGGAAAAGGCCCTGGGCTGGGAGCCGGTCGGGGAGATTTGCCAAGTCAGCGGACCCGAGGCCGCGAAATTCCTCAATGCCTATGTGACTCAAGACATCCTGAAGCTGGTCGAATCCCAAATCGCGCCGGCCGCTTTTTTGACTCAAAAAGGCAAGCTGATCAGCGAGGCTTGGGTGCTGCGCCGGCCCGGCCGTTTCCTCCTGCTCTTCCCGCCGGGCTACGGAGCCAAGACCGGCGAGCACCTCGCCACTTTTCTGCTTTTCGCCAATGTCGAGTGGAGCCCAACCGAAGCTTGGGCCCATTTCGCCGCGATCGGTCCCGGCTCGACCGCCTTGTTGGAAGGTGCGCTCGGCGGGCAGCTATCGGCCGATCCGGGAACGGTCCTTTCGCGCGGCCTCGAGGGCCAAGAGCTGCTCCTCTTCGCCAGCGATCGCTTCGGCTTGCCGGGCTGGGAAATCCTGGTGCCGGCTTCGGCCGCCGGCGCTTGGCGCCAAAAGATGGAAGCTTGGATCGGCCAGGGTCTGATGGCTCGGGCCGATCCCGGCACCCTTCAGACCCTGCGGATCGAAGCCGGGCTGCCGGCAATGGGCGTGGACATGAGCGAGGACAACTTGGTCGCCGAAGTCGGCCTTGACGCCGGCGCCACCAGCTTCAATAAGGGATGTTATTTGGGCCAAGAGACCACCGCCCGGGTCCAGAGCCGCGGTCACGTGAACCGAAAGCTGGCCCGGCTGCGTTGGCAAGGCCAAATTCCCAGCCTGCCGGCCGAGCTCTTTCAGGGCGAGAAAAAAGTCGGGACTTTGAGCTCGGCGGCCGAATCGCCCAAAGCCGGCGGCAGCCTCGGCCTGGGCATGGTGGCCCTGAGCGCTTGGGAAAAGCCCGAGCCGATTTTTTTTAAGGATGGAAACCAGGAAATAGCGATCGAACGATGGACATGAGCCCCGAATATCCCATCGATGAAGTGCTCCAGAAGAAGCACTGGACCGTGGCCGACGCTTTTCGCTACTGCGAGCGGCTGGCCCGAACCCATTATGAGAATTTCCCGGTGGGCAGCGTCCTCATCCCCCAGAAGCTGCGGCCCTACGTCTGGTCGATCTACGCCTTCGCCCGGCGGGCCGACGATTTGGCCGACGAAGCCTTCCCCGACGAAGAGCGGCTGCCGGCGCTCGAGGCCTGGCAGGGCCTGCTCGAGAAAACCCAGCGCGGCAACGTCAACCATCCGGTCTTTCTGGCGCTCAAGGAGACCATTCGCCAATTCGACATCCCGCTTCAGCTCCTCAAGGACCTGATCACGGCTTTCAAATGGGACGTCGAGGTCAAGCGCTACCCCAGCTTCAACGACGTCCTTTATTACTGCCGGCACTCGGCCAATCCGGTCGGCCGGCTGGTCCTGATCCTTTTCGGCTACCGCGACGAGCCCCGGGCCCTCCTTTCCGACAAGATCTGCAGCGCCCTTCAGCTCGCCAATTTCTGGCAGGACGTCTCGGTCGATCTCGAAAAGAACCGGATCTACCTTCCGATGGAAGACCTGAAGCGCTTCGAGGTCGCCGAGCCCGAGCTCTTCGCCCGCTCCTACACGCCGCGCTACCGCGACCTGCTGCGCTTCGAGGTCGAGCGCACCGAGGCCATGTTCCGCGAGGGCGCCCCGCTGGTGTCGAGCGTGAAGGGGCGCTTAAGCCTGGAGCTCAAGTGCGTCATCCTCGGCGGTCTCGGCATTTGCAGAAAGATCCGGGAGCTCGATTTCAACACCCTCGGCACCCGGCCCCACTTCGGCAAAAGCGACAAGCTGGCCATCCTGGGCCGAGCCCTCTTCGGCTTCAAGCGGGCCACCCGAGCGCCGGCCAAAGCCGAGCCGCCGGCGGCCGCCGCCGAGGTCCTGCCGGCCACCGACGAAGGCGGGGCTTCATGAGCGCTTCGACCTATAGCAACGAGATCCTGCCGCCGCTCGCGGCCGAAGAGGTCGTGAAGCGGAGCAAGAGCAATTTCGTCCTGTCCTTCCTTTCCTTGCCGCCGGAGCGCCGTCGCGGCATCTCCCATTTCTACGCCTTCAGCCGGGTGGTCGACGACGCGGTCGACGAGAACGGCCCCGAGGAAGCCGAGCGCCAACTGGCTTTTTGGCGGCGGGAGGTCGAGCTCTGCTACCACGGCGAGCCGACCCATCCGGTGAGCCAAGCGATGCGCGAGACGGTCCGGATCTTCGACATTCCCCAGCGCTACCTCGAGCTCTTGATCGAGGGCTGCGAGATGGACCTCCACAAGAAGCGCTACGCCAATTTCGAAGAGCTCTACCAATATTGCTACCGGGTCGCCGGCGTGATCGGCCTGGTCTGCATGAAGATCTTCGGGCTGGGCGGCGAAAAGGCCGAGACCGGCGCGGTCGACTTGGGCCTGGCCCTCCAGCTCACCAACATCCTGCGCGACGTCCCGGTCGACGCCGAGAAAGGCCGGGTTTACCTGCCGGAAGACGAGATCCGGCGCTACGGCGCCGCGCCCGAGGAGCTGCTCGGCCGAAAGATGCGGGCCGAGTTC
This bacterium DNA region includes the following protein-coding sequences:
- the hpnC gene encoding squalene synthase HpnC — encoded protein: MSPEYPIDEVLQKKHWTVADAFRYCERLARTHYENFPVGSVLIPQKLRPYVWSIYAFARRADDLADEAFPDEERLPALEAWQGLLEKTQRGNVNHPVFLALKETIRQFDIPLQLLKDLITAFKWDVEVKRYPSFNDVLYYCRHSANPVGRLVLILFGYRDEPRALLSDKICSALQLANFWQDVSVDLEKNRIYLPMEDLKRFEVAEPELFARSYTPRYRDLLRFEVERTEAMFREGAPLVSSVKGRLSLELKCVILGGLGICRKIRELDFNTLGTRPHFGKSDKLAILGRALFGFKRATRAPAKAEPPAAAAEVLPATDEGGAS
- the hpnD gene encoding presqualene diphosphate synthase HpnD, producing the protein MSASTYSNEILPPLAAEEVVKRSKSNFVLSFLSLPPERRRGISHFYAFSRVVDDAVDENGPEEAERQLAFWRREVELCYHGEPTHPVSQAMRETVRIFDIPQRYLELLIEGCEMDLHKKRYANFEELYQYCYRVAGVIGLVCMKIFGLGGEKAETGAVDLGLALQLTNILRDVPVDAEKGRVYLPEDEIRRYGAAPEELLGRKMRAEFIPLFRFQAERAEEYYRKAFAEMEKLPRKPLLAAWIMGKTYHRILHKIRARDFDVFYKPVKLSKPQKLWIALRERFF